Proteins found in one Nostoc sp. NIES-3756 genomic segment:
- the eno gene encoding phosphopyruvate hydratase produces the protein MSNILDTAIEAIVAREILDSRGRPTVEAEVHLLSGAVGLAQVPSGASTGTFEAHELRDKDKSRYGGKGVLKAVHNVNEILAPKLIDLDALNQELIDRTMIALDGSGNKANLGANAILAVSLAAARASAESLGIPLYRYLGGPLANLLPVPLMNVINGGAHAANNVDFQEFMIVPIGATSFREALRWGAEVFATLSEVLHDKGLLTGVGDEGGFAPNLESNQVALELLVAAIEKAGYKPGEQVALALDVAASEFYKEGQYIYDGKPHAPTEFIDYLAQLVSQYPIVSIEDGLHEDDWQSWQLLTQKIGSQVQLVGDDLFVTNATRLQKGIQEKAGNAILIKLNQIGSLTETLETIDLATRNGYRSVISHRSGETEDTTIADLAVATRAGQIKTGSLCRSERVAKYNRLLRIEDELGDRAIYAGAVGLGPK, from the coding sequence ATGAGTAATATTCTTGATACCGCCATTGAGGCGATTGTAGCCCGTGAAATTCTCGACTCACGCGGTAGACCAACAGTAGAAGCAGAAGTACATTTATTAAGTGGCGCTGTAGGATTGGCACAGGTTCCCAGTGGCGCTTCTACAGGAACCTTTGAAGCTCACGAACTCAGGGACAAGGATAAAAGCCGTTACGGTGGCAAAGGGGTACTGAAGGCAGTACATAACGTTAATGAGATACTAGCCCCCAAATTAATTGATTTGGATGCCCTCAACCAAGAACTCATCGACCGGACTATGATTGCTCTGGATGGTTCTGGTAACAAAGCTAATTTGGGTGCGAATGCGATTTTAGCTGTTTCCTTAGCAGCCGCCAGAGCCAGCGCTGAATCCTTGGGTATCCCCCTATACCGTTATTTGGGTGGGCCTTTGGCGAACTTACTGCCCGTACCTTTAATGAACGTGATTAATGGTGGGGCGCACGCCGCCAATAATGTGGATTTCCAAGAGTTCATGATTGTTCCTATCGGTGCAACTTCTTTCCGCGAAGCTTTGCGCTGGGGTGCAGAAGTATTTGCTACCCTGAGTGAAGTTTTGCATGACAAGGGTTTGCTGACAGGTGTAGGTGATGAGGGTGGTTTTGCTCCCAACCTGGAATCCAATCAGGTAGCCTTAGAATTGTTAGTCGCTGCAATTGAGAAAGCAGGCTACAAGCCAGGGGAACAAGTGGCGCTGGCGCTGGATGTGGCGGCTAGTGAGTTTTACAAGGAAGGCCAGTATATTTACGATGGTAAACCCCATGCGCCGACCGAGTTTATCGATTATTTAGCGCAGTTGGTGAGTCAATACCCAATTGTCTCCATTGAAGATGGTTTACATGAGGACGATTGGCAAAGTTGGCAATTACTCACCCAAAAGATTGGTTCCCAGGTGCAGTTGGTTGGGGATGACTTGTTTGTAACAAATGCTACTCGCTTACAAAAAGGTATCCAAGAGAAAGCAGGTAACGCCATTCTGATTAAACTCAACCAAATTGGCTCCTTGACGGAAACTCTAGAAACTATCGACTTGGCAACTCGTAACGGTTATCGCTCAGTAATTAGCCATCGTTCTGGCGAAACAGAAGATACCACCATTGCTGATTTAGCCGTGGCGACCCGTGCCGGTCAAATTAAAACCGGCTCCCTGTGTCGTAGTGAACGGGTAGCTAAATACAACCGCCTGTTACGCATCGAAGATGAATTAGGCGATCGCGCTATTTATGCTGGGGCTGTAGGTTTAGGGCCGAAGTAG
- a CDS encoding LolA family protein has product MKVSLMAIAFFGSVSMLGQAVSAFHPPLPPSLHPTTISQATEQVDLALLAQMVTNLLKSDRYQTDSQIEFKVGSKGTERTIYLQSKMIMQSGRKFRAEITYNKPGKSPQPGNLVISDGKQVWIYRSDLKQYAVTSYFDFKDSNDWVLIGLSSFVFLDFPEEDRKVAANGNLSQRNVLTYLNVDGRTGFKGIRQKVDGQEVYVYNYKHPTDEFTLNAVVNPQTANLKQVQLIGKSKNLDIFVTERIVNKITNPIIRTGTFRFFPPKGTKRVKTLSIKPL; this is encoded by the coding sequence ATGAAAGTTAGTTTAATGGCGATCGCATTCTTCGGCAGTGTGTCCATGTTAGGGCAAGCAGTGAGTGCTTTCCATCCACCTTTACCGCCATCGCTTCATCCTACTACCATTAGTCAAGCCACAGAACAGGTAGATTTAGCTTTGTTGGCGCAAATGGTGACTAATTTATTAAAAAGCGATCGCTATCAAACAGATTCCCAAATAGAATTTAAAGTTGGCTCTAAAGGTACTGAAAGGACAATCTACCTGCAAAGTAAAATGATTATGCAGTCGGGGAGAAAGTTCCGAGCAGAAATTACTTACAATAAACCTGGAAAATCACCCCAACCTGGAAATTTAGTTATTTCTGATGGTAAGCAAGTCTGGATTTACAGATCCGACTTAAAACAGTACGCCGTTACCTCATATTTTGATTTTAAAGATTCTAACGATTGGGTTTTAATTGGTCTATCCTCCTTTGTTTTCTTGGATTTTCCTGAGGAGGATAGAAAAGTTGCAGCTAATGGTAACTTATCACAGAGAAACGTTTTAACATACCTGAACGTGGATGGTAGGACTGGATTTAAAGGCATTAGGCAAAAAGTTGATGGTCAAGAGGTTTACGTTTACAACTACAAACATCCAACAGATGAATTTACACTAAATGCAGTTGTCAATCCTCAAACAGCTAACCTCAAGCAAGTACAGTTAATAGGGAAATCCAAAAATTTAGATATTTTTGTAACAGAAAGAATTGTCAATAAAATCACAAATCCTATTATCAGGACTGGTACATTCCGATTTTTCCCCCCAAAAGGAACTAAAAGAGTCAAAACTCTCTCTATCAAACCTTTGTAA
- the gloA gene encoding lactoylglutathione lyase → MRLLHTMLRVGNLEESLKFYCDVLGMKLLRRKDYPGGEFTLAFVGYGDESDNSVIELTYNWGVDKYELGNAYGHIALGVDDIYATCESIRNQGGKVTREPGPMKHGSTVIAFVEDPDGYKIELIQLGTQSSTVKQEAPEQLVKN, encoded by the coding sequence ATGCGCTTATTACATACAATGCTACGGGTGGGCAACTTGGAAGAATCCCTAAAATTTTACTGTGATGTTCTGGGAATGAAGTTACTACGGAGAAAAGATTATCCAGGGGGAGAATTTACCTTGGCTTTCGTTGGCTACGGCGACGAAAGCGATAATTCAGTTATAGAACTAACCTACAATTGGGGAGTAGACAAGTACGAATTGGGTAATGCTTACGGTCATATCGCCCTTGGTGTAGATGATATCTACGCCACCTGTGAATCTATTAGAAATCAGGGCGGTAAAGTTACAAGAGAACCAGGGCCAATGAAACATGGTTCAACCGTAATTGCTTTCGTCGAAGACCCAGACGGATACAAAATTGAACTCATCCAACTAGGTACTCAAAGTTCGACAGTAAAACAAGAAGCACCAGAACAACTGGTGAAAAATTAG